The window TTCGTCAATAAAAACTGTGCCTTTAAGCAATCATGCTCTGGAAGAGTATATTAAACTAGAGGGGAATTTCAGTTTGGGAAAAGGAGAACTCGAAGCCATTGCCTATTGCAAGACGGAAAGATGTCTATTTGCAACCAATGATATAAGGGCAAGAGAATTTGCCAAAAGCGAGGGAATTTCTGTTATCTCTTTGCAGGCAATCATAAAGGCTCTTTGGAAAAAGAAGATAAGCAGTAAAAAGGGTGCCAGGCAGATACTTGAAAGAATCAAAGAGGCAGATAATCTTGCCATAAGCAGAGAAGTTGAAAGAGAGATATTTGATGAATAAAAAATGAAGTTAGAGAGGCTGTCTGAAAAATGGAGTTTGCTATATAGCAGGATTTTTCAGACAGACTCTTAGGCAAAAGCAAGCAAGATTCCTCGCTTCGCTTGGAATGACAATGGGTGAGTAGTTAAAGAAAGTAAAAGGGCAGAAGGATAAAAGGGTGAGTGATGGCCAAGGAGAGCTTTTCCCACGATCATGGTTATACACGATCATGGTTATAAGTATTGCAAGATAGCCGAGAATGAGTTTTCAAAAGAGATATTGCGCAAGCTGAAAAATCTGGTTTCAGCCCTGTTTTACATAGAAAACGGCTCAGAGACGATAAGGGCGAGGATTATCGTCTTTATAACCCAGAGGAGGTAAGGAATATGCTGACCGCAACGTTACCGGTATTACAATGAGCTGGGGGCTGTCAAAGTGGCTTGCTTATGGGTCTTGGAACACTGCACGAATAGCAAAACAAATGTCATAAATAGTAAATCCAATGCTCGATAAAACCGCCCATATTGATGACCATAGGGCTGTTAAGGCAAAGGTCATTATTCTAAAGGGCCAATTTGTAATTTAGCATTCATTAGTTAGAAGGTAATAAAATCAGTAGCTATGTCTGAACTCACAGATCGGGAATTTTGGTTTATCACTGTATATTTCAAAAATCATCATGGTTTCCGTGGTTCACACGATATTATCAGTATTTATAATTATATGAGCGGCTTGCTATGCTACGATTCGGAGACCCTTATCAGTTCACTTATCATAAAAAAACGTTTTTAGTCTTTCTCCAGATAAAAGGAAGATAAAATTTACAGATTATGGTATTGAATTATTTAGGTCTATGGTTAACGCTCAAAAAGAATGGGAATCTCAGGAGATTATAAAAGTATCTAATTTACGCCGTGAACAAATTTTAATTCGTTCAGGTGAAACTTTTAAGGCTAATCATGTGCTCAGGGAAATAATTTCCAATATACATAGCGAGCTTTGTGTTATCGACCCATACATGGGAGAGACATTTTTTGATATTATTGAGGGTAAAACTGGCAAAATATCAATAAGGATAATAACATCGGCCAAAGTATCAAAGGCTGCACTCATTTCTTACGAGGCATTTAGGAATCAATACCCCAATACAGAGATGAGGAGATTGGATTCAGAAAAGCTCCATGATCGCTACATTCTTTGGGACAAAGCACACGGGTTTCATATTGGCCATTCCATAAAGGATTTAGGTAAAAAGGATACACAATTAAATCTTTTGTTAAACCCTATTGAGCAAGTAAATTTGTTTGAACATCGATGGAAGGAATCTACCCCAGACCTCAAATGATGTATTGGTCTACTTCGGGGCATGGTTATTATGAATCTATGGAGTATAATAGATTATGAGGCTTGCCACATAGGGCACATGTCCTTAGCTAAGCTTATAATATAGAGAGAACACAAAGCGCACAGGGGAAAACGATCTCCCGCAGAGACGCAGAGGCGCAGAGAGCAACCAATCCGGCAAGGGCCTGATGAAAGTCGGGATATCCCGATGTGTCAACGGCATGGAAGCAAGCAAAAAGTAAAAAAGCACAAGGAGGAACTTATTTTACTTTTACTTTTCAATGATATCCTCTGCGTCTCAGCGTCTCTGCGGGAAAATTACTAATTCTTATGTAAGTGCCATTTCCCCTAGACCAGAATCTGGTGACCAAAATAAGAGATCATCTCTACGACCTGGAATTAGAAACAGATTGAATTAATCCGTTATCGACTTGGGCGGACCCGTGAAACATTGGAAGAGGCCTTTCTTATGCGGCGAGAAAGTCATTGGAATGCTTGTGTTAATCGATTATATTATGCCTGTTTCTATTCTGTTACGGCTCTATTGGCGATAGAAGGGATAAGCTTAAGTAAACACAGTGGAGTGAAATCCCTTTTTAACCATCACCGGGTCAAAACCAACAAAATCAGTAAAGAGCTTGGTCGGCTGTACAATAACCTTTTCGAAAAACCGGCAAGAGGGAGATTATGTCGATTTTGTTGTTTTTCAGAAGGATAACGTTGAGCCGTGGATTTCCCAGGCTGTTGATTTTATTGATGCTATTTCGAGGATAATTGAAGAAACGATTCAACAAGAAGAAAATCCTGGGTGTTCATAGGATAGACTTATTAGCTTACCTTCTGCAAAGGTATTCCGAAGGAATTGCCAAAAATGGAGAATAAATGGAGAATATTGAATGCCGAAAATTTCAGCCACGATCATCTGCCTGAATGAGGAGAGAAACATTCAGCGATGCCTGGAAAACCTGGATTTTGTCGATGAAATCGTGGTCGTGGATTCGGGAAGTACGGATAGAACTTTAGAAATATGCCGGAAATTCACCGACCGGGTTTTGTATAACCCCTGGCCTGGTCATGTGCAGCAGAAAAACTTCGCCCTCGACCAGGCAAAGCACGAGTGGATACTCAGTTTGGATGCAGATGAGGTAGTTACCCCCAGGCTGAAGGAAAGCATCCTTCATGCACTGCAGAATGACCAGGGGAAATACGATGGATACCGGGTCAACCGGCACGTCTTTTATCTGGGCCGGTGGATCAACCACTGCTGGTACCCGGAATATAAAATCCGGCTATTCAAAAAATCCAAAGGCCGGTGGGCAGGCAAGAACCCCCATGACACCGTCAACCTGGATGGCAAATACCGCGACCTTGACGGCGACCTTGAGCATTATACTTACCGGAATATCTCACATCACCTTCGCACCATAGATTCATTCTCCTCCATCGGAGCACAGGGGAAATTCGAAGAAGGCAAAGCCCCCCGTCTTTCCAGCCTTATTTTGAATCCGCTGTTCCGTTTCCTGAAGCTCTATGTGGTGAAACGAGGTTTTTTGGACGGCATGCCGGGGTTCATCATCGCCGTTCTTGGCTCCTACTATTGCTTTTTGAAGTATGCCAAGCTCTGGGAGATGCACCATACCTCCTGACCCAGTGTCAATGACTGAGGGGCTATTTTACACCCCAAGAGCCCCTCACCTGCCAGAGAGACTCTCTGTCGGCCTTCTTCCCCGGCGGGGCGAGGGGGGAAACCCCTCTCAGCTTCTCTTTCCCCTTTTTCAGCGCGGCGCTCCGGCAGAATCGAAGGCTTTTTTATAGGACCACAGGGCTACGGTGATGGCACCCAGGGAGGATGCCGCGGCCAGCATCAGCATAATCACGATCTGATATCTGGCTGCCATAAGGGGATCGGCTCCGGCCAGAATCTGGCCGGTCATCATGCCCGGAATGGAGACCACGCCCACGGTGGCTGTCCGGTTGATCGTGGGCACAAGTCCCGCTCTTACGGCGGCCCGGATGCTGGGCAGGGATGCATCCCAGGGAGTGGCCCCCAGCGTAATCAACAGGCGCACCTCGTCCCGTCTGGCTTCAAGATCGGCAAACATCCGCTCCGCGGCCAGGGCGATGCCATCCATGGAATTGCCAAAAACCATTCCGGCCAGGGGAATGACGTACTGGGCCCGATACCAGGGGGTTACGCCGATCACCGCCGCGGCCACGATAAAGGTAATGGGTATTCCGGTCACGGACATGGAGGTCACAACCGGCCAGAACAAACGATAGGGAGAGCGCTTCAGGAGGCTGAGGATGTTCTGGACTCCAAAGCCGATCATGACCAGGAGAACCGCGACGGTAAGCCAGGGATGATCGTGGCTGAAGATGAAGAAAAGAACAAAGCCCAGGAACAGAAGCTGAAGATAGCAGCGGGCAGCGGCTGTCATAAGCCTTCGGGCAAGACCCAGCCGAAGCCAGAGGGCAATGCCGACAGCTATCAGGACAAAACCGAGCGCCAGAACCAGTTGAAAATTCCCGATCGGTATAACCTGACTTCCAGGTGATGCGGTGTAAGCCGCAAGGCTATGCTTCACGGTTTATACCTCCTCGAACACGGTGCCTTCCCTGACCGTCAGGGTACGGCTGGCTGGCTCATCCCATGCAAAATGCCGTATTCTGATGGCCGCAGCCTGATTTTCATTCAAATAGCGCCGGATGCGTCTGTTGACCAGTCGGGCAGAATCCCTGTCCAGGCTGGCCTCCGGCTCATCGAGAAGCAAAACCCGGGGCTGAAGCAGCACAAGGCGCACCAGGGCAAGGCGGGCCAGTTGACCTCCGGAAAGCTCTGAAGCCCTGACATCCAGGGATACTTCCGAAAGGCCGATTTCTTCCAGCTCCGATTCGAGGCGGAGTACCGATGGCATATCATGATCGGGCTTTCTGGTGAATCTCCAGGGCAGAAGAAGGTTCTCCCGAACGCTTCCGGGCGCAGCCACCGGTGTCTGTAGGTAAAGAGCGACTTTTCTCCTCCACTCCGGGGGTGAAAAAGCCGTGTACCTGCGGCCTTCGAGAGTCATGTTCCCTTCAGCGATGGGAATGAGCCGGGCGGCAGCCTCAAGGAGTGTACTTTTCCCTGCCCCGGAAGCACCGGCAATATCCACCAGTTCTAAAGGTTCCAGGGTGAGGGAAACCTGAGACAAAACCAGGCGCTTTATCCCGCTCTGCTGGCGGAAAACCGTAACATTGTGCAGGGAAAACAGAGGTAAACTCTCCTCACTCCACAAGTACCCCCCGCTGCTCGAACCAGCCGATATCACCCGCTCCCTTGCGGATAATCTCTATCTGGTCATCGATCAGCTCAACCACTGTGGAGTCACGGGGGAAAATGGGGCCGCCGTCGATAATCAGGTCAATCTCGTGCCCGAGCCTCTTTTCTACATCCCAAAGGTCGAGAGGCTCATCCTCCCTGGTGTCCGGAAGGCCTGCACTTAA is drawn from bacterium and contains these coding sequences:
- a CDS encoding HEPN domain-containing protein, with amino-acid sequence MRYRLGRTRETLEEAFLMRRESHWNACVNRLYYACFYSVTALLAIEGISLSKHSGVKSLFNHHRVKTNKISKELGRLYNNLFEKPARGRLCRFCCFSEG
- a CDS encoding glycosyltransferase family 2 protein, whose product is MPKISATIICLNEERNIQRCLENLDFVDEIVVVDSGSTDRTLEICRKFTDRVLYNPWPGHVQQKNFALDQAKHEWILSLDADEVVTPRLKESILHALQNDQGKYDGYRVNRHVFYLGRWINHCWYPEYKIRLFKKSKGRWAGKNPHDTVNLDGKYRDLDGDLEHYTYRNISHHLRTIDSFSSIGAQGKFEEGKAPRLSSLILNPLFRFLKLYVVKRGFLDGMPGFIIAVLGSYYCFLKYAKLWEMHHTS
- the fetB gene encoding iron export ABC transporter permease subunit FetB, which gives rise to MKHSLAAYTASPGSQVIPIGNFQLVLALGFVLIAVGIALWLRLGLARRLMTAAARCYLQLLFLGFVLFFIFSHDHPWLTVAVLLVMIGFGVQNILSLLKRSPYRLFWPVVTSMSVTGIPITFIVAAAVIGVTPWYRAQYVIPLAGMVFGNSMDGIALAAERMFADLEARRDEVRLLITLGATPWDASLPSIRAAVRAGLVPTINRTATVGVVSIPGMMTGQILAGADPLMAARYQIVIMLMLAAASSLGAITVALWSYKKAFDSAGAPR
- a CDS encoding ATP-binding cassette domain-containing protein, with the translated sequence MWSEESLPLFSLHNVTVFRQQSGIKRLVLSQVSLTLEPLELVDIAGASGAGKSTLLEAAARLIPIAEGNMTLEGRRYTAFSPPEWRRKVALYLQTPVAAPGSVRENLLLPWRFTRKPDHDMPSVLRLESELEEIGLSEVSLDVRASELSGGQLARLALVRLVLLQPRVLLLDEPEASLDRDSARLVNRRIRRYLNENQAAAIRIRHFAWDEPASRTLTVREGTVFEEV